The window TTTGTACCTTACTATACCTTATACTCATTTGTAATGTTAGAGAGCACTGTTAAAACGTTGCTATTGACTTATGCTTATAAGATCTCAGTAGTTTTCGAcatatatcataaatatcaaatacacaAGGCGGGCATTGGTGAATCTAAATAGACATATTACGACAAAACTAATTCTGTTGTAATTCATATGGAGATAATTAGTGCAGTTGTAATGTCAGACTGATCCCgtgattttctttaaaatacagcTCAATTATGAAGAGAATTTTtgatatttcactttatttcaccaAGAGGTTTACTTTCGCTCACCCTTATTTGACCACGGACGCCTTTATACAAATTTCCAACCTTTGATGTACTcgttaaaagtaataaaagctGATCTTTACATTAACCTCAATAAACACTAGACATAACAATGAATTTACACAAAAACTGGTGTTTAGTTGTTGAATTTCCTGATGAATATCTACGccagccgttcttaattttgaaacgACAGATGAGAAAGACAGCTTGTCAACATTGTCCACtgcaaacttttgggctatttttttaaGAACAAAAAGTGAGTCTGACTGACACATTAGGACAAGCAGGCTTAGTGATGGTTTTCACTCCAACAACCTGGTCACCAGGTCCTCTGTGAATTAACATGTTATCACAGATCACTATAGCGGATGTGGCAGCATCATTCTGCAAGGTTCAGCATAGGGAGTTATAGAAGACCCCAAGATAAGGAAGATTGTCAAATCCCACAAACTGTCTTGGACTCGATAACTTCCTGTTAAGATGGTCACAAAATTACAGaagtaacagttaaaaaaaaaaagattgattaTGTGCTGCGACTAAAAAAAGTAAGATAAATTCTCAGTGAGGCTGACAAAGGTAGCTAATGGAACTGGTGTGTAATACAGAATCATAAAGATAGTACTTCCAAGTGTGGGAAGATATGTTAGTGATAATGTTGGTTGTCTCCAGTGGTTTGGTTTTGGAATACTTCatggtaagaaaaaaattatatttacaaatgtagCTTTCTTTAGGGTTTAGGAAATTACACAATGAAAAAACTTAGTCTGCAGAAACAGTTCATAGTTAAAATATACTATCTTCTACGATCACTGTCAGTTGTAAACACATTTCAGGAATCAGTAGCATGTTCATTTAATGTATTAAGTTTCagagaaagtgaaaaataaagttatagataagtttattattttgtttttttcagtatttactgtattttttgataaaatcaAGATTCagtttaggtttcagttttggctttgaataaataaacttaaatatattaaatatcttttcattgtttgtttgtttgtttttgaaattcgcacaaagctactcgagggctatttgtgctagccgtccctaatttagcagtataagactagagggaaggcagctagtcatcaccacccaccgccaactcttgggctactcttttaccaacgaatagtgggattgaccgaacattataacgcctccacggctgaaagggcgagcatgtttggcgcgatggggacgcgaacccgcgaccctcagattacgagtcacacgccttaacacgcttggccaataTCTTTTCATAAAATAAGCAAATTGTACAAGTTAGGTACATTTTGTACCATACAAATTTCATAATACTTACATAGAGGGATGTTATGCTATTTTAATACCACGACATAGTACATACACAGAATGGTATTATGTTTTTAGAATTAACCTTTAAAATAGCcaattgttaaagaaaaaaaaaaacagcaaccaTACTAAAAATTGTATGGCACACACCAACTGAATTCAAAAACAATTGCCACCaagaataataacattatgaCATCACACTGTGTGTGCTTTATCTTCACTATTCAGATCACAATGTCTATTTTAAGGTGGCCATTGTTCAAACATTGTTGTTAACATACATAGTGTCAAGTtgatttatttacaattatttgttgtttatggACAAAACACAGTGGGTATTTATACAAACGAAGGGTATCTCaaattcaatatatttcaaaatacttataaatttctttgacaaagaaaaactattttagcaAAGTTCATCCTAGTGTAGTAAAAACACAGTGAAACTTTTGTCCAATTCATTaagataatgtttattatttttatattttgtctattATTACATGTGTGTTCAGAGCTGTGCTCTGTCTTGTATCTCTTTACGCTCTACCAATTTTATGCACATAACTGTCATATTTCAACTACAAGTTTCTACAACAGatagttaaaacatttatatacaaagattttatcatcaaaatttattatttctttaaatcatAGTGCTTAAATTATTTCAGTGGCTAGCATCCTTTTACTTTGATTTTTCCCATATATCTGTATAAATTAAAGACACTTTTAAGCttgttttattctataaaaatataaataatggcACTCCAGTAAACTACAATGATGCCTTGAAATCTTTTGGCCATGATTTAGTGAATTGTAATTACTTCAAAGCATCTAAGCACTGAACACACAAATTGTCTTCTTTAGTATCACTTCTATGAAATGCAgtaaaataatcagaagaaacaTTTAAAGGACTTATTTTAACACGTTATGGCGATTTACAATGTTTACAtgtacttgtaaaaataaatattcacacaaaaaatatttggtttttcaCAATGctttaaaactatacattttttcTCTGTATTAAGCATAAGAACACAGTTCAAGAACAAAAGACAGTCTTAAAAACACTAGTCAATTAAGCAAACAGGTTTTTGCTTCAGTGAAGGTGCATCATGGCCTTGGTTGGAACAGTCACATAATGTGTGATGACATGAAAAAGTCACATTTATTCTGTACATAATAAATCGGTTGTTTTATTATCAGTAGTGAAtaagtgattaaaataaagtttatggtTAATTATGAACTTTAGGTTTGTCTTGTCTTTAAACATAAAGCTAAGCAACCAGCCATCTACACTGATATTTAGTGTTACAAGGCCTTGAACTTGCCACTAGAGGGCACAACTTTTGGAGAGATGCTCCATTAACTTGAGAATTGTCACAATACATTTTCtgcaaattatgaaacaaattgtagaataattttatttattcctaaaaatatgaatgataaGTTACAGCTACTTAATGGTAAATGACTCTTAAAAGCACCACATATCCTTCAATGGCTGTACATTTTTGTTTATCCAGGAGtatcattgttataaaatacattataactgGGGTGTTCATTTGTGACTCAAACATGGAATTCCATCAACCTTTCAATATTAACTTAAAACCCTTTTTAACCAATATGTTTTCATCAAATTTGGAGTAAAAGTTGTATTGGTACATATTATTGTGTGCAAGTTATGTTGGAAATAAGGAACACAATAAaaggtttaaattttatttcaaacattcctTACAGTGAAAGAAGCAGTTTTATTTAAGAAGTTACCTGTATGCTCTGTTTCacttaaaaatagaaaacaaaacaaaacaacctgtgaTAAAGTAACAATACTCATATATTACAATTAGATTTTTCATATCTAGCACTGTGTATACAAGAtacattttcttataataaagctaCAGGTATTTAGTGTTAGacaaaataatagaataactGAGCAAATGTGGTAAAAGCAACAACTATTTAAGTACTAAGAACCCCAATTATTATGTTACAAACCCCTCTTAGTTACCAACTGTGTGTTAAAGTCCCACTTATTTATCATGTTACAAATCCTACTTATTTATTGTTACAAGTCCCAACTGTTTGTAATAAAAAGCTGCAATTTCATTACATAGCAATAAGCCTCACTTGTTTAATAACTTTATGTTACAAGTTCCACTTATTTACCAACTGTATGTTACAAGCTCTAATAATTTAATTTGCAGTAAAAAGTTTCaattatttagtataaactaAAATGCCCCAGTTATTTACTTGGTGTAATAAATGCTTCGATATATTATATACCAAAGGTCCCaattatttgaatgttaaaaagccctcattaattatttatttactttgtaatatgCATTTCAACACATACAGTAAAAGCCTCAGTAATTTAACTGCTAAGACATACAGTCTATCATACCTCACTGACTACACCATAAAATTTACAGTTAATGTGCTGTATAAATCACAATAACCACATTATAAAGAATAATTCACCAAGATTTTGTGTGCTACACATCATATACTAGTAACATTCTTCTAATGCATAACCTAATGTTTGATAATCaatgtcaaaatataattataactgatttgaaaatattaaaaatgtagtcTTTAAAACAAGTATTGCTacaataaatcacattttaaagaTTTGAGAATGTTAAAGATTCAGCCAGAAAAATGGGTATcagtaagatatattttatagaatGGTGACTTGATTTAacacttgtaattttatttgttaagggTCTTCTGAACATGCATAATTATTCACAGTTTGTAATTAAATGGATGGTACTTCACATATATGGCACTTAATATTTAGAATCCTACAGACATGTACAACCATTTAGCATGAAAATTCAGCCTTTTCTATAAATACATTTCACGCatcctgttttacaatgaaagcacttttgtaaatataaaagtaaacaatagCCACAGGCAATATCAAAcactcaaattttattttttggatccaaaagaaacaaaaccattCTTAATCTACCTGTTTTTAACATGGATGCCCAAGgtcaaataatttttcaattaaacaGTATAAGGAGATAGACATTAATTACCTTATTATGTTTCTAATGACAAGAAAACTCAGAATCAAAATGATTAAAGGTTTTGTATCCATGTTTGTAATACTGTGAAGAATGTTCATGAAAACTctcaataaagaaaacaatcaaatcaGACACaacaatacttttctttatctatttttatACCATCATGTGAAACAGTTTACAAGAAGTTCTTAAGCAAGAAAAAGAAATATCAGATTAAAAACGACTGTAGTTTTCTTATACATTTCCATAACATCATATAAAGAagttcacataaaaaaaaaagatttgtaccATAAATATTAACCTTATGGTAGTCTGAAACAATACTTTGATTAAACAACAgcatacataataaaaatataagaacagTTTCAGATATCcaaaatttaaactttacaaCTGTTAAGAGTAacttttatttcttgtgtacgatttgtttcaatttcttagttttataaaaaaaaacaaactttaaagagCACAATTTATGTTATACAGAGAATATTATACTCCAGTGACTTTACTCATATTAAACTACTGTAGTATAATTTCACTGCTCAAAAgtttaaactgaataaaaacttgtttatttagacCAGATAAAGTATTAGTTGAAAAGTAGCTTACTACACAGTCAGAGAATAAGATAGACTGATGAGTAAATAATGCAAATATCATGAAAACTCGTCTAAAAAATTACAATCATATGAAGAATTGGTAATACAATTGGTAAAAACAACACAAGTTTATATAatgatacataaaacaaaaaaagtcaCAACTGTTGTACTAATTTACAATGATGACAAATACCAACCACAAACTATGGTACATTAGATTATTCTTAATCTATATTTCTtgagaaactaaaaacaaaacttcactTCCATCAGAGTAGTAGGTAGTTTACCAAATTTAGTGGAAAATCCTAAAATTGTTTGATGGCTTCATCAATGTTATCAATATGAGACTTGAGAGCCTTCCACTGGTCAAGATTAAGACAGATACCTAAGTagatttacaaattatattacacatttaGTACTTTCAAGTGGTATAGACTAATTAAAAGACATAACAATAATATCAAAACTGCAGAGAAAAAAAGGACTTcagtattttactttaatttgtatCAGACACACCAACCTACAGAATATGTCTAtggattaaaattttaaaaaaattgtaatttattcacTTTTCTAGCAACTGAACAAATGGAATGGGATGAGATGCCTAACTATATacaatgaagtaaaacaaaacaaaacaattcacttCATCCAATAATAACATAATGTTCAAACTGACAATGGTCAAGGTTCTACACTTGTTTATCAGATATAATTAAGGTGTTGTTATTAATGAGATCATATGCAACTGGCCAGAACAAACCATTCACCACTTCAATAACTCATGTTGCAACAATTACCATATGAATAAGTGTAAAGGCAAATCAAGCAGTTACTGATAATTTCTAGCTGtaacataaaaatcaatattattatttgattaccAAAGTTTATCAGTCCCAAGGTAATGACTGGAAAATATCTAATTATTGCAGCCTGTTGTTAGATACAATTATAACTTCAGTACTTATCTGTTAATTAAGGTGTCTAAAAGATAACACAATCATTATTACCAGAGGAGACATGATGTCACTTCTGAATTAAggatatttcttaatataatcatGACAAACTGGTGCACTTTAGCTGTGGTGCTCAAGATGTGTGAAAATGCTAATACACATTTGCTACCATCTCACAGTTGTACaatgtaaatttatattaaaatgttttgcaaaatatatgttctttattaataaaatattttaatgtttctttcaaGAATCAATTGTATTTCTGTGTTgcttttcttctatattttaatgTGAATAGTGTAATGAGTAGAATTGTTGACttagagaaatatttataacagtgaAATGAACATTCAGTAAAGGAAGTGTCACTGTTGTTTCCAAGCCTAAGCTAACTATATGTGAACAATACAAAgcatattaatttgaaatatgcaagacaaaaatttgttataattgATACCTGATAGGACAAAAATTACCATGCCATAAGTAAAGAAAGCAGTTCAAGTTGTTTACATCATTGTATTAATTAGAAGGTAAGCTGTACTCAAAATGAAGTAACTGTTTAGTTACTTTTTCACCACCCTGTATGTAAGAAATGCTATTAAAATGATAAAGACTAAAGAAAATTAACCTGTTCTCCTTGGCTAATACATAGTCCTCAATTATTTATGGAATACTTGACACTAActcataaaaacaattacaaaaggttcttgaaaagttGTTAATGATGCTCAGTGAAAGTAAAACAATCCAAACAAGCcactataaacaatacagatgGGAGGGAGAGTAATGATGTTTAGAGTGGGTAGAACACTTTGACTaatcattcaaaaacaaaacagggtTAGTAAAAAAAACTAGAGGGGGTGATGTTTAGAGTTTGCAAAATACTCTATATTCCTAGAAGTAATTAAATCAGTATAATTGAGAAACTGTCACTGACTCCATAACAAGGTTTCAAGAATTCTTACAGATTAACTGTCAGACAAAAATGGACTTTTAACATACATTCgtcttttaagtttattttatgttaaccCTTTCCCAACAGGATGGATCAAATGCCATGTCATAgaatttgttgatttgcattcaaaattttattaaactactattttattaatttacgtTAATAAGTTTGGAatgaaattgtaaattataattcaaactttaatattatatacaagttattttcttaatttaaaagtgaatattaaaataacacatttaaatacaGGTTTTAGTAAGTCAtgtttaaaatcaaatgtttgtgatgttaaaatactaagtctgtaattTTCTACAAATAAACTCAAAGTAGTAATATTatcaagctaaaatataaaataagaacctcgtatatttttattttactaagatatggcttatgtactgaataaaCCACAGTGGCCATATTcaacttttaattatttgaaatagtcCTTTATATACTCTTAGTACagtatgacatgtgaataactaatcaaCAGCTTAACATATTGTATGAGTAGTTTTTCCAGCCATTTTTGTCTTTGAAAAGGTTACCTCGgtctttttatttgaatttaaggaggtaggttgtgtctttagtctgctcaaagtttcatattttttaaaagctaaataaatcttaattactAAGCATAATAATTTAAAGTGGAATTcaatggtatcagtgtagttatttatgatttttttggttattcaattgtATACATGAAACCTAAAAACAATTATGTTTGATATCTTCCacttgcaaaattttaaaaggcttagcaacaaGTGAATACAAAGATCATAACGAGAAGAGATAgcttgctttacttcttgatttactgttttatattttaagaaaaataagtttaataatttatttctaaatagtaataatctatatacatatatgtgtagtaattgaaatgtgactacatattgcaaaatactagtccactaaaacacagccaagacagagaagggtaaatgtcagttttatattactggatatgtgacCTGAATGTCATTTATTCTTAaataggcatgactggaaggtcaatataataaaaaatattaaatatatagcattatgagacttaagcaaCTTAGacttaacatttgtatttttgtgttataatatgcagtcattccagcaagaaaaaagcataatttatatttcctaattcttttttatgatggttacagtTGGCTAAGTGACAGACTCCACATAGGTAGggtatagaaaaataacaaagccttactaaaaacaaatatttgagatGTATTTAGGTacttttagaaattacacaactaatattttagattttttgggataaaaaacaaacaattttttaatcataacatgaaatcactttgtactcagaTTAGTAACAGCACagactatttttacaaacaaatcttttgcaaaaatatttcattaaaaaatctgattttttgtaaacaaaatacttgtacactttaataaaactttaccaaattttatgaagatacatgtgctgtatcaaaagttaaatGCAAacacttaatgtgtgcaaatgtgtagaagaacttctgtatattatactgagcatGTAGCAATAGAGTTAAACTGTTCAGGCATTGTTTGGACCATCTGTTGTTACATTAAGCTAATATTTTTAGAGATACAGCTGTATTTCCAGAACACCACTTCAGCTGtgagaaataattttaactatacAAATTCTGAGCTTTTGGTATAGTGACTTATACTGATGAAGGTTGCTCCGACTTCTGTGAAATACTTGAACTATGAACCACACAGAGCTCACCCTAGACATATCATTTATTGCAAGTTATTCAGTTTTACCTTAAGGATACCATTCAAAATCACAACAGGTAGAGAGATGTCACTGTTCTATACTTCATATTATCTGATACTGATAAAAGTATGAGACTTAATATCCACTGCTATTCCTCACACAAGAACGATAAATTTCAAAGACTAGAATGTTTAACAGAGATTATTGCtatgaatatataaaacacaaataatcagGTCACAACTGACAGACTTAAATGATACTACAAGCAAACAGAAATTGCTTTTGAATACAGCAGATCAAAATGCACAACAATACTGGCAAAACTCTTAGACACGTACCTTTTTTACCAGGTTTCAAGTCTCCATCTGATTCATAATATTCTCTGATGTCCACCATAACTTTTCCTCGAAATTCCCTAACACTGACAAACCGCATCTTGGAAAGCTAAAAGTACATATTACTTCAGCAACAATTACATGTATATCAAAATATCACAAGGATTCTTTATTTGAAAACATCTGAAGTTGGGATTCtaagtttcattgttttgttCACATGTTTAAAGTTTTCAAACACAATGGTGCAGTAAAGAGCTTTGATAAATGTATGAAAGTAGATAAGTCTAGTTCTGACGAAACTGTCAGCTTCACGTAGATATGGAACTATTACTGATAAGCAGTAACAGTGTAAATCTCTAACCAGCAGCTGTGAGTAAAATGTATGTTCAAGGAGATAGTTCAGAATTGGTGATGTTTCTGACATCTGGAAAGCTAGTTCAGTTTTGATGACTTCTGACAGTGTGGgtaacaaattaatgagaagttctggTGTGGGTAGTATTTGTTGTCTGACAGTGTGGgtaacaaattaatgagaagttctggTGTGGGTAGTATTTGTTGTCTGACAGTGTGGgtaacaaattaatgagaagttctggTGTGGGTAGTATTTATTGTCTGACAGTGTGGGTAGCAAATTATTGAGAAGTTCTGGTGTGGGTAGTATTTGTTGTCTGACAGTGTGGGTagcaaattaatgagaagttctggTGTGGGTAGTATTTGTTGTCTGACAGTGTGGGTagcaaattaatgagaagttctggTGTGGGTAGTATTTGTTGTCTGACAGTGTGGgtaacaaattaatgagaagttctggTGTGGGTAGTATTTGTTGTCTGACAGTGTGGgtaacaaattaatgagaagttctggTGTGGGTAGTATTTGTTGTCTGACAGTGTGGgtaacaaattaatgagaagttctggTGTGGGTAGTATTTGTTGTCCGACAGTGTGGgtaacaaattaatgagaagttctggTGTGGGTAGTATTTATTGTCCGACAGTGTGGGCAGCAACCATTGAGAAGTTCTGGTGTGGGTAGTATTTGTTGTCCGACAGTGTGGGTAGCAAATTATTGAGAAGTTCCTGGTGGGTAGTATTTGTTGTCCGACAGTGTGGgtaacaaattaatgagaagttctggTGTGGGTAGTATTTGTTGTCCGACAGTGTGGgtaacaaattaatgagaagttctggTGTGGGTAGTATTTGTTGTCCGACAGTGTGGgtaacaaattaatgagaagttctggTGTGGGTAGTATTTATTGTCTGACAGTGTGGGTAGCAAATTATTGAGAAGTTCTGGTGTGGGTAGTATTTGTTGTCTGACAGTGTGGGTAGCAAATTATTGAGAAGTTCTGGTGTGGGTAGTATTTGTTGTCTGACAGTGTGGgtaacaaattaatgagaagttctggTGTGGGTAGTATTTGTTGTCTGACAGTGTGGgtaacaaattaatgagaagttctggTGTGGGTAGTATTTGTTGTCTGACAGTGTGGgtaacaaattaatgagaagttctggTGTGGGTAGTATTTGTTGTCTGACAGTGTGGGTAACAAATTATTGAAAAGTTCTGGTGTGGgtagtatttgttgttaaacaaaaatgatCAGAATATGACCAATTCTCTTTAGATAAGTTAACACCTAGAAAACTATACCACCATATTAATTaggaaataatattttgcaaaagaGTGTAGCCTAAAACCTATTAGAGTGTGTTCTGAGTTGTACATTATATcaaagaacatttttatatagcAAAGTTATTAAGTAAATAACCCAAGAACAATTATACAGATTAGTATtgggtaaaataaaacaacattaagttAGAACTAAGTTTAGTAAtgtcaacaatataaaatttggGTTTCAATTTGAACTTTCTTGAGagcaaacaaataactaaacataacCAATTAAGGAGCTCAGTGACTGATTGGTT of the Tachypleus tridentatus isolate NWPU-2018 chromosome 13, ASM421037v1, whole genome shotgun sequence genome contains:
- the LOC143240640 gene encoding activated RNA polymerase II transcriptional coactivator p15-like isoform X1; amino-acid sequence: MSSKKGKKVETTSDSDSGPDDRNPPPKKVKTDNVSQSKSKSEDSLFQLSKMRFVSVREFRGKVMVDIREYYESDGDLKPGKKGICLNLDQWKALKSHIDNIDEAIKQF
- the LOC143240640 gene encoding activated RNA polymerase II transcriptional coactivator p15-like isoform X2; this encodes MMYDSSHFLRNPPPKKVKTDNVSQSKSKSEDSLFQLSKMRFVSVREFRGKVMVDIREYYESDGDLKPGKKGICLNLDQWKALKSHIDNIDEAIKQF